Proteins encoded together in one Cicer arietinum cultivar CDC Frontier isolate Library 1 chromosome 4, Cicar.CDCFrontier_v2.0, whole genome shotgun sequence window:
- the LOC101495780 gene encoding glycerol-3-phosphate dehydrogenase [NAD(+)] GPDHC1, cytosolic isoform X2 — translation MNLCNADSNGSVQNCNNGLEEKLDELRRLLGKSNGDPLRIVSVGAGAWGSVFTALLQDTYGQFRDKVQIRIWRRPLRTVDRATAEHLFEVINSREDVLRRLIRRCAYLKYVEARLGDRTLFADEILKDGFCLNMIDTPICPLKVVTNLQEAVWDADIVVNGLPSTETREIFEEISKYWKERITVPVIISLAKGIEAALEPVPHIITPTKMINQATGVPMENILYLGGPNIASEIYNKEYANARICGAEKWRKPIAKFLRQPHFIVWDNGDLVTHEVMGGLKNVYAIGAGMVAALTNESATSKSVYFAHCTSEMIFITHLLAEEPEKLAGPLLADTYVTLLKGRNAWYGQMLAKGELSPDMGDSIRGKGMIQGVSAVEAFFELLSQSSLNVLHPEVNKPVAPVELCPILKTLYKILISREQSSQAILQALRDENLNDPRERIEIAQSHAFYRPSLLGQP, via the exons ATGAATTTATG TAATGCAGATTCAAATGGATCTGTTCAGAATTGCAATAATGGTTTAGAGGAGAAGCTCGACGAACTTCGCAGGCTTCTCGGTAAGTCTAATGGCGATCCTTTGAGGATTGTTAGTGTTGGAGCTGGAGCTTGGGGGAGTGTTTTTACAGCCTTGTTACAAGACACTTATGGTCAATTTCGCGACAAAGTACAGATCAGGATATGGAGAAGGCCATTAAGGACAGTTGATAGAGCCACTGCTGAGCATCTGTTTGAAGTTattaactctagggaggacgtgTTGAGGAGGTTGATTCGGCGTTGCGCGTATTTGAAATATGTTGAGGCAAGGCTTGGTGATAGGACTCTATTTGCTGATGAGATTTTGAAagatgggttttgtttgaatatGATTGATACACCAATTTGTCCTTTGAAGGTTGTTACAAATTTGCAGGAAGCTGTTTGGGATGCTGATATTGTTGTTAATGGATTGCCTTCGACCGAAACACGCGAGATTTTTGAAGAGATTAGTAAATATTGGAAGGAAAGAATTACAGTTCCTGTGATAATTTCTTTAGCTAAGGGTATAGAGGCTGCATTGGAGCCTGTTCCTCATATTATAACTCCCACAAAAATGATTAACCAAGCAA CTGGAGTTCCAATGGAGAACATACTTTATCTTGGTGGTCCAAATATTGCATCAGAAATCTACAACAAGGAGTACGCCAATGCTCGAATCTGCGGTGCTGAGAAATGGAGGAAGCCTATTGCAAAGTTTCTGAGACAACCACATTTTATTGTCTGGGACAACGGTGACCTTGTCACCCATGAGGTCATGGGTGGTTTGAAAAATGTTTATGCAATTGGTGCTG GAATGGTAGCAGCCCTTACCAATGAGAGTGCTACAAGCAAATCTGTGTATTTTGCACACTGTACATCTGAGATGATATTTATTACTCACTTATTGGCTGAAGAACCCGAGAAACTTGCCGGACCGTTATTAGCCGATACTTATGTGACTTTGTTGAAAGGTCGTAATGCATGGTATGGACAGATGCTAGCTAAGGGTGAATTAAGCCCTGACATGGGTGACAGCATTAGAGGCAAAGGAATGATTCAG GGTGTGTCAGCAGTGGAAGCATTCTTTGAACTTTTGAGCCAATCAAGCCTTAATGTGTTGCACCCTGAAGTGAACAAGCCAGTTGCTCCTGTTGAGCTCTGCCCAATCTTGAAGAcactatataaaatattaatatcgaG GGAACAATCATCACAAGCTATTCTCCAAGCTCTGAGGGATGAAAATCTGAACGATCCCCGTGAACGTATTGAGATTGCACAAAGCCATGCTTTCTACAGGCCTTCACTTCTTGGACAACCTTGA
- the LOC101495780 gene encoding glycerol-3-phosphate dehydrogenase [NAD(+)] GPDHC1, cytosolic isoform X4, whose amino-acid sequence MGVISNADSNGSVQNCNNGLEEKLDELRRLLGKSNGDPLRIVSVGAGAWGSVFTALLQDTYGQFRDKVQIRIWRRPLRTVDRATAEHLFEVINSREDVLRRLIRRCAYLKYVEEAVWDADIVVNGLPSTETREIFEEISKYWKERITVPVIISLAKGIEAALEPVPHIITPTKMINQATGVPMENILYLGGPNIASEIYNKEYANARICGAEKWRKPIAKFLRQPHFIVWDNGDLVTHEVMGGLKNVYAIGAGMVAALTNESATSKSVYFAHCTSEMIFITHLLAEEPEKLAGPLLADTYVTLLKGRNAWYGQMLAKGELSPDMGDSIRGKGMIQGVSAVEAFFELLSQSSLNVLHPEVNKPVAPVELCPILKTLYKILISREQSSQAILQALRDENLNDPRERIEIAQSHAFYRPSLLGQP is encoded by the exons ATGGGTGTGATTAGTAATGCAGATTCAAATGGATCTGTTCAGAATTGCAATAATGGTTTAGAGGAGAAGCTCGACGAACTTCGCAGGCTTCTCGGTAAGTCTAATGGCGATCCTTTGAGGATTGTTAGTGTTGGAGCTGGAGCTTGGGGGAGTGTTTTTACAGCCTTGTTACAAGACACTTATGGTCAATTTCGCGACAAAGTACAGATCAGGATATGGAGAAGGCCATTAAGGACAGTTGATAGAGCCACTGCTGAGCATCTGTTTGAAGTTattaactctagggaggacgtgTTGAGGAGGTTGATTCGGCGTTGCGCGTATTTGAAATATGTTGAG GAAGCTGTTTGGGATGCTGATATTGTTGTTAATGGATTGCCTTCGACCGAAACACGCGAGATTTTTGAAGAGATTAGTAAATATTGGAAGGAAAGAATTACAGTTCCTGTGATAATTTCTTTAGCTAAGGGTATAGAGGCTGCATTGGAGCCTGTTCCTCATATTATAACTCCCACAAAAATGATTAACCAAGCAA CTGGAGTTCCAATGGAGAACATACTTTATCTTGGTGGTCCAAATATTGCATCAGAAATCTACAACAAGGAGTACGCCAATGCTCGAATCTGCGGTGCTGAGAAATGGAGGAAGCCTATTGCAAAGTTTCTGAGACAACCACATTTTATTGTCTGGGACAACGGTGACCTTGTCACCCATGAGGTCATGGGTGGTTTGAAAAATGTTTATGCAATTGGTGCTG GAATGGTAGCAGCCCTTACCAATGAGAGTGCTACAAGCAAATCTGTGTATTTTGCACACTGTACATCTGAGATGATATTTATTACTCACTTATTGGCTGAAGAACCCGAGAAACTTGCCGGACCGTTATTAGCCGATACTTATGTGACTTTGTTGAAAGGTCGTAATGCATGGTATGGACAGATGCTAGCTAAGGGTGAATTAAGCCCTGACATGGGTGACAGCATTAGAGGCAAAGGAATGATTCAG GGTGTGTCAGCAGTGGAAGCATTCTTTGAACTTTTGAGCCAATCAAGCCTTAATGTGTTGCACCCTGAAGTGAACAAGCCAGTTGCTCCTGTTGAGCTCTGCCCAATCTTGAAGAcactatataaaatattaatatcgaG GGAACAATCATCACAAGCTATTCTCCAAGCTCTGAGGGATGAAAATCTGAACGATCCCCGTGAACGTATTGAGATTGCACAAAGCCATGCTTTCTACAGGCCTTCACTTCTTGGACAACCTTGA
- the LOC101495780 gene encoding glycerol-3-phosphate dehydrogenase [NAD(+)] GPDHC1, cytosolic isoform X3: MNCNNGLEEKLDELRRLLGKSNGDPLRIVSVGAGAWGSVFTALLQDTYGQFRDKVQIRIWRRPLRTVDRATAEHLFEVINSREDVLRRLIRRCAYLKYVEARLGDRTLFADEILKDGFCLNMIDTPICPLKVVTNLQEAVWDADIVVNGLPSTETREIFEEISKYWKERITVPVIISLAKGIEAALEPVPHIITPTKMINQATGVPMENILYLGGPNIASEIYNKEYANARICGAEKWRKPIAKFLRQPHFIVWDNGDLVTHEVMGGLKNVYAIGAGMVAALTNESATSKSVYFAHCTSEMIFITHLLAEEPEKLAGPLLADTYVTLLKGRNAWYGQMLAKGELSPDMGDSIRGKGMIQGVSAVEAFFELLSQSSLNVLHPEVNKPVAPVELCPILKTLYKILISREQSSQAILQALRDENLNDPRERIEIAQSHAFYRPSLLGQP; this comes from the exons ATG AATTGCAATAATGGTTTAGAGGAGAAGCTCGACGAACTTCGCAGGCTTCTCGGTAAGTCTAATGGCGATCCTTTGAGGATTGTTAGTGTTGGAGCTGGAGCTTGGGGGAGTGTTTTTACAGCCTTGTTACAAGACACTTATGGTCAATTTCGCGACAAAGTACAGATCAGGATATGGAGAAGGCCATTAAGGACAGTTGATAGAGCCACTGCTGAGCATCTGTTTGAAGTTattaactctagggaggacgtgTTGAGGAGGTTGATTCGGCGTTGCGCGTATTTGAAATATGTTGAGGCAAGGCTTGGTGATAGGACTCTATTTGCTGATGAGATTTTGAAagatgggttttgtttgaatatGATTGATACACCAATTTGTCCTTTGAAGGTTGTTACAAATTTGCAGGAAGCTGTTTGGGATGCTGATATTGTTGTTAATGGATTGCCTTCGACCGAAACACGCGAGATTTTTGAAGAGATTAGTAAATATTGGAAGGAAAGAATTACAGTTCCTGTGATAATTTCTTTAGCTAAGGGTATAGAGGCTGCATTGGAGCCTGTTCCTCATATTATAACTCCCACAAAAATGATTAACCAAGCAA CTGGAGTTCCAATGGAGAACATACTTTATCTTGGTGGTCCAAATATTGCATCAGAAATCTACAACAAGGAGTACGCCAATGCTCGAATCTGCGGTGCTGAGAAATGGAGGAAGCCTATTGCAAAGTTTCTGAGACAACCACATTTTATTGTCTGGGACAACGGTGACCTTGTCACCCATGAGGTCATGGGTGGTTTGAAAAATGTTTATGCAATTGGTGCTG GAATGGTAGCAGCCCTTACCAATGAGAGTGCTACAAGCAAATCTGTGTATTTTGCACACTGTACATCTGAGATGATATTTATTACTCACTTATTGGCTGAAGAACCCGAGAAACTTGCCGGACCGTTATTAGCCGATACTTATGTGACTTTGTTGAAAGGTCGTAATGCATGGTATGGACAGATGCTAGCTAAGGGTGAATTAAGCCCTGACATGGGTGACAGCATTAGAGGCAAAGGAATGATTCAG GGTGTGTCAGCAGTGGAAGCATTCTTTGAACTTTTGAGCCAATCAAGCCTTAATGTGTTGCACCCTGAAGTGAACAAGCCAGTTGCTCCTGTTGAGCTCTGCCCAATCTTGAAGAcactatataaaatattaatatcgaG GGAACAATCATCACAAGCTATTCTCCAAGCTCTGAGGGATGAAAATCTGAACGATCCCCGTGAACGTATTGAGATTGCACAAAGCCATGCTTTCTACAGGCCTTCACTTCTTGGACAACCTTGA
- the LOC101495780 gene encoding glycerol-3-phosphate dehydrogenase [NAD(+)] GPDHC1, cytosolic isoform X1: protein MGVISNADSNGSVQNCNNGLEEKLDELRRLLGKSNGDPLRIVSVGAGAWGSVFTALLQDTYGQFRDKVQIRIWRRPLRTVDRATAEHLFEVINSREDVLRRLIRRCAYLKYVEARLGDRTLFADEILKDGFCLNMIDTPICPLKVVTNLQEAVWDADIVVNGLPSTETREIFEEISKYWKERITVPVIISLAKGIEAALEPVPHIITPTKMINQATGVPMENILYLGGPNIASEIYNKEYANARICGAEKWRKPIAKFLRQPHFIVWDNGDLVTHEVMGGLKNVYAIGAGMVAALTNESATSKSVYFAHCTSEMIFITHLLAEEPEKLAGPLLADTYVTLLKGRNAWYGQMLAKGELSPDMGDSIRGKGMIQGVSAVEAFFELLSQSSLNVLHPEVNKPVAPVELCPILKTLYKILISREQSSQAILQALRDENLNDPRERIEIAQSHAFYRPSLLGQP, encoded by the exons ATGGGTGTGATTAGTAATGCAGATTCAAATGGATCTGTTCAGAATTGCAATAATGGTTTAGAGGAGAAGCTCGACGAACTTCGCAGGCTTCTCGGTAAGTCTAATGGCGATCCTTTGAGGATTGTTAGTGTTGGAGCTGGAGCTTGGGGGAGTGTTTTTACAGCCTTGTTACAAGACACTTATGGTCAATTTCGCGACAAAGTACAGATCAGGATATGGAGAAGGCCATTAAGGACAGTTGATAGAGCCACTGCTGAGCATCTGTTTGAAGTTattaactctagggaggacgtgTTGAGGAGGTTGATTCGGCGTTGCGCGTATTTGAAATATGTTGAGGCAAGGCTTGGTGATAGGACTCTATTTGCTGATGAGATTTTGAAagatgggttttgtttgaatatGATTGATACACCAATTTGTCCTTTGAAGGTTGTTACAAATTTGCAGGAAGCTGTTTGGGATGCTGATATTGTTGTTAATGGATTGCCTTCGACCGAAACACGCGAGATTTTTGAAGAGATTAGTAAATATTGGAAGGAAAGAATTACAGTTCCTGTGATAATTTCTTTAGCTAAGGGTATAGAGGCTGCATTGGAGCCTGTTCCTCATATTATAACTCCCACAAAAATGATTAACCAAGCAA CTGGAGTTCCAATGGAGAACATACTTTATCTTGGTGGTCCAAATATTGCATCAGAAATCTACAACAAGGAGTACGCCAATGCTCGAATCTGCGGTGCTGAGAAATGGAGGAAGCCTATTGCAAAGTTTCTGAGACAACCACATTTTATTGTCTGGGACAACGGTGACCTTGTCACCCATGAGGTCATGGGTGGTTTGAAAAATGTTTATGCAATTGGTGCTG GAATGGTAGCAGCCCTTACCAATGAGAGTGCTACAAGCAAATCTGTGTATTTTGCACACTGTACATCTGAGATGATATTTATTACTCACTTATTGGCTGAAGAACCCGAGAAACTTGCCGGACCGTTATTAGCCGATACTTATGTGACTTTGTTGAAAGGTCGTAATGCATGGTATGGACAGATGCTAGCTAAGGGTGAATTAAGCCCTGACATGGGTGACAGCATTAGAGGCAAAGGAATGATTCAG GGTGTGTCAGCAGTGGAAGCATTCTTTGAACTTTTGAGCCAATCAAGCCTTAATGTGTTGCACCCTGAAGTGAACAAGCCAGTTGCTCCTGTTGAGCTCTGCCCAATCTTGAAGAcactatataaaatattaatatcgaG GGAACAATCATCACAAGCTATTCTCCAAGCTCTGAGGGATGAAAATCTGAACGATCCCCGTGAACGTATTGAGATTGCACAAAGCCATGCTTTCTACAGGCCTTCACTTCTTGGACAACCTTGA
- the LOC105851972 gene encoding LOW QUALITY PROTEIN: uncharacterized protein (The sequence of the model RefSeq protein was modified relative to this genomic sequence to represent the inferred CDS: inserted 7 bases in 4 codons; deleted 1 base in 1 codon; substituted 5 bases at 5 genomic stop codons) translates to MNYGVSSTIVATIDDPTTLVNAVDGGRSYGQGRGRGSGKICTYCGKVGHMVETCYKKHGFPPNLGHDNNYAANYTKAESYNNCIDNGLDEEVIPNLITNTVNNMLTLIPTLDEIHSEIFSMNKDRAPGPDGFGAYFYQTYWEIISLDVSNAVKEFFSSGXANTLALIPNTPNVDTTDXYRPITLFNCKLKFIATIFADRLAQIRPSIFSKXXRGFIKDREIDDCICMTSEAINMLHNKSFGGNFALKIDIRKAFDTLDWNFLMKALKGFGFNSKCWGWIDSILHSAKMSISINCKYAGYFYCKRGIRXGDPLSPLLFCXSRSINMLVETGKLDLIKGTHGFDVQSHILYPNDIMIFCKGKSSNMEAFLQSIFGFLGFTISSLSFSYLGVPIFKGKPKIFHLQXIANKVITKLSTWKASLLSIAKRIQLVKSVIQCMLIYSFIVYSWTVSLIKGIEKWIRNFIWIGDVNNRKPLTVAWHKVCTPTFEXGLGIRDLRSINYVXNLKLSQDLIHSNH, encoded by the exons ATGAACTATGGAGTATCCTCCACTATAGTTGCTACTATTGATGATCCAACAACATTAGTAAATGCAGTAGATGGTGGAAGGTCTTATGGTCAAGGAAGAGGTAGAGGAAGTGGGAAGATTTGTACCTACTGTGGCAAAGTAGGTCATATGGTTGAAACTTGCTACAAGAAACATGGTTTTCCTCCCAACTTAGGGCATGACAACAATTATGCAGCAAATTATACAAAAGCTGAGTCAT ACAATAACTGCATTGACAATGGCCTTGATGAAGAAGTTATTCCAAACCTAATCACTAACACTGTGAATAATATGCTCACTCTGATCCCCACCTTGGATGAGATCCATAGTGAAATTTTCTCAATGAACAAAGATAGGGCTCCTGGTCCAGATGGATTTGGTGCTTACTTTTACCAAACATATTGGGAAATTATCAGTCTGGATGTATCAAATGCAGTTAAGGAATTTTTCTCCTCAGG TGCCAACACACTTGCCCTAATCCCCAACACTCCTAATGTAGACACAACTGATTAATATAGACCCATAACTCTATtcaattgtaaattaaaattcattgcAACGATCTTTGCTGACAGGCTAGCTCAAATAAGGCCATCTATTTTCTCCAAGTAGTAGAGAGGATTCATCAAAGATAGAGAAATTGATGATTGTATTTGCATGACTTCAGAGGCCATAAACATGCTTCATAATAAATCTTTTGGAGGAAACTTTGCCTTAAAGATTGACATAAGAAAAGCCTTTGACACTTTGGACTGGAATTTCTTGATGAAAGCTTTAAAAGGCTTTGGTTTCAATTCTAAATGTTGGGGTTGGATTGATTCAATTTTACATTCAGCTAAAATG TCAATATCCATAAATTGCAAATATGCAGGGTATTTCTATTGTAAAAGAGGAATTAGATAAGGAGATCCACTATCTCCATTACTTTTCT TTAGTAGAAGCATTAATATGTTAGTTGAAACTGGCAAGCTGGACTTAATCAAAGGTACTCATGGATTTGATGTGCAATCTCACATTCTATATCCTAATGACATTATGATCTTTTGCAAAGGGAAAAGCTCAAATATGGAGGCCTTTCTACA ATCAATTTTTGGCTTCTTAGGCTTTACTATTAgctctctttctttttcctatCTGGGTGTCCCTATCTTCAAAGGGAAGCCTAAGATCTTTCACTTACAATGAATTGCCAACAAAGTTATAACAAAGTTGTCAACTTGGAAGGCCTCACTTCTGTCCATTGCAAAGAGAATCCAACTGGTTAAGAGTGTTATCCAATGTATGCTTATATATAGCTTCATAGTCTATTCTTGGACAGTTAGCTTAATTAAAGGCATTGAGAAATGGATAAGAAACTTCATTTGGATTGGGGATGTAAATAACAGAAAGCCTTTGACTGTTGCTTGGCATAAAGTTTGCACTCCAACTTTTGA GGGACTAGGAATTAGAGATCTTAGAAGTATAAATTATGT GAATCTCAAATTGTCACAAGACCTTATTCACTCCAATCATTAG